The genomic segment TTCTCAGGTTGCCCGAGTCGGCGAGTTCGTCGCCCGGCTCTACCCGGTCGCCGTTCACGACGAGGGGCTCGTCCTGGTAGGCGTACACCTTCGCCTTGGAGACGATGATCGAGGCGGGGGCGTGCAGGGTGATCACGCCGTCGGCTTCCGCGATGACCTCCTCTTCCTTGTCGATCGCGCCGACGACCTTCTGCCCGGCGCGGACCTCCGAGCCGTCCCCGACCAGCACGTGCATCTGCGGCTCGATGCGGTACTCGGCGCGGCGGGTCCAGTGCGCGGTGACCTTCACGTCGCCCTTCTTCTTGGGGAAGGTGACGCCCGAGAGGCGGCTGTCGCGGCTCACGCGCAGGCGGTCGCCCGCCGAGGCGCTCGCGAGGACGCTGCCCGCTTCCACGATCTCGCCCTCGGCCACGGCCACGTTCATCCCGTGCGGGAGGTACACGCGGGCCAGCACCTCGCCCTGGGGCGCGGCGGTGTCCTCGCCCTCGGCGGCGGCGGTGGTGTCGCGGATCTCCACCATCACGGAGTCCTCGCCCATGTCGTGCAGGAACGCGGTGCCGTCCACAGGCGCCGTGATCGTCACGTCCGCTTCCAGCTCGGCCAGAATCTCGCCCGCACGGAAGGCGTCCTGCTCGACGAGCACGTCGGCGGGCAGCGGCAACGAGGCCTCGACCTGCTCGGCGTAGGCGATCTCGGCGCGGCGGGGGAAACGGTACTGGGCGAGGCCGTCCATCTTGGAGACCACGTTGCCGCCCAGCGTCTGCCCGCGCGTCACGTACTCGCCGTCACGGATGACGGCTTCCTGCCCGTTGGGGATGGTGTACGTCTCCTGCCGTCCGAAGCGCAGTTCGCGGTACTCGTCGTCGCTGAGGAGTTCGCCGCGCTTGAGGGGGCGCCCGTCCTTTTGCGCGTTGCGGGGGTCGGTCACCAGGAAGGAGGAGAAGTACAGCACCTTTTCCAGTTGCCCGGCCGACAGGTCGAGCAGGGTGCCGATCTTGCTGGGCGTGTCCTTCACGTACCAGATGTGCGCGGCGGGCGTGGCGAGGTCGATGTGGCCCATGCGGTAGCGGCGCACCTTGCTGCTCGTCACCTCGACGCCGCAGCGCTCGCAGACCTTGCCCTCGTAGCGCTGGCGCTTGTACTTGCCGCAGGCGCACTCGTAGTCCTTCATCGGCCCGAAGATGCGCTCGTCAAAGAGGCCCTCGCGCTCGGGCTTCAGGGTGCGGTAGTTGATGGTTTCCGGCTTCTCGACCTCGCCAAAGCTCCACTCGCGGATGCGGGCGGGGCTGGCGATGGCGATGCGGACCTTGTTGAAGTCTTTCATTGTTCTCCTTCGGAGAAAGGTCTAAGGGTCGAAGAGTCAAAGGGTCTAAGCAGGTGGGTCTTGGCCGTCCCTCAGACGCTTAGACCTTTTGACCCTTAGACAGCGCGTCAGCGCTTAGCGCTTCGGCATCATCCCTTCGAAGATGTCCACCGGACGGTCCCCGTTGTCGAGCACCTCGACATCCAGACCGAGGGAGTGCAGCTCCTTGACGAGCACCTTGAAGGACTCGGGGATGGTGCTGCCGGAGACTTCCTCGCCCTTGACGATGCTCTGGTAGGCGGCGTCGCGGCCGTCGATGTCGTCGGACTTGATGGTCAGCATCTCCTGAAGTGTGTGCGCCGCGCCGTAGGCTTCGAGCGCCCACACTTCCATCTCGCCGAAGCGCTGGCCGCCGAACTGCGCCTTGCCGCCCAGCGGCTGCTGGGTGATCAGGCTGTAGGGGCCGGTGGAGCGGGCGTGCAGCTTGTCCTCCACCATGTGGTAGAGCTTCATGACGTACATGGTGCCCACCACGACCGGACCAGAGATCGGCTCGCCGGTGCGCCCGTCGAACAGGATGCTCTTGCCGGTGCGGGCGAGCTGCATCTGGGCGGCCTCGTAGTCCTCGCCCGGCTGGCCGATCACGCCGAGCTTCCCGGCGCGGTCGAGCACCTCCTGCTCGCGCTTATCGAGTTCGAAGCCCTCGTCCTTGCGGCGCTGCAGGCGCTCGGCGGCGGCGACTTCCAGCATCTCCTTGATCGCCACTTCGGTCGCGGAGTCGAACACGGGCGTCACGAACTTCTGCCCGGTCAGACGCGCCACTTCGCCGAGGTGCGTTTCCAGAATCTGGCCGAGGTTCATGCGGGAGGGCACGCCGAGCGGGTTGAACACGAGGTCCACGGGGGTGCCGTCTTCCAGGTAGGGCATGTCCTCGGGGGGCAGGATCTTGGAGACCACGCCCTTGTTCCCGTGGCGGTTCGCCACCTTGTCGCCCACCTGAAGCTGGCGCTTCTGGGCCACGTACACGCGCACCATCTCACGCACGCCGGGCTTGAGGTCCACGCCTTCGTCGCCGCGGCGGAAGCGCACCGTCTTCACCACGATGCCGCCCTGACCGGACTGCACGCGCAGGGAGGTGTCCTTCACCTCGCGGGCCTTCTCCCCGAAGATCGAGCGCAGCAGGCGCTCTTCGGGGGTCGGTTCGGACTCGCCCTTGAAGCTGGTCTTGCCCACCAGGATGTCGCCGGGCTTGACCTCCGCGCCCACGCGCACGATGCCGTCCTCGTCGAGGTCACGCAGCGCCGCCTCGGACAGGCCGGGAATGTCGCGGGTGATCTTTTCCGGGCCGAGCTTGGTGTCGCGGGCCTCGATCTCGTCTTTCTCGATGTGGACCGAGGTGTAGAAGTCCTTGCGGACCAGACCCTCGGAGATGCAGATCGCGTCTTCGAAGTTGAAGCCGTCGAAGGGCATGATCGCGATGGTGATGTTCTGCCCGAGCGCGAGGCGCCCGAGGTCAGAGGCGGGGCCGTCCGCGATGACCTGCCCGCGCACGATCTCGTCGCCCACGTTCACGATGGGGTGCTGGTCGAGGTTGGTGCCCTGGTTGGAGCGGGTGAAGCGCACGAGTTCGAAGGTACGGACGTTGCCCGTCACCATGCCCGCCTGTGGCGCGTCCTCGGTCAGCGTCACCTGGATCACGCGCGAGTCCACGTAGCTCACGCGGCCCGTCACGTCGCTGATCACGCTGGTGCCCGAGTCGGTGACGACGCGCTCCTCGACGCCCGTGCCCACGGCGGGGCTGTCGGCGCGAACGAGCGGCACGGCCTGCGACTGCATGTTCGAGCCCATCAGCGCCCGGTTGGCGTCATCGTGCTCCAGAAAGGGGATGAGGCTGGTGTTGATGGAGACGATCTGCTTGGGCGACACGTCCATGAAGTCCACTTCGTCGGGCGTGTACAGCAGCGGGTCCCCCTTGCGGCGGGCCAGCACGCGCTCATCGGCGAAGGTGCCGTCCGCGTTCAACGGGGAGTTCGCCTGCGCGATGGTGTAGCGGTCCTCGATATCGGCGGTCATGTAGACCACGTCGTCGGTGACGCGCCCGTTCTCGACCCGGCGGTACGGGGCCTCGATAAAGCCCAGCTCGTTGACCTTCGAGTATGAGGACAGCGAGGAGATCAGGCCGATGTTGGCGCCTTCGGGCGTCTCGATCGGGCAGATGCGCCCGTAGTGCGTGCGGTGCACGTCACGCACGTCGAAGCCCGCGCGTTCGCGGGTCAGGCCGCCCGGCCCCAGGGCCGAGATGCGGCGCTTGTGGCGCAGGTCGGAGAGCGGGTTGGTCTGGTCCTTGAACTGCGAGAGCTGGCTGCGCCCGAAGAACTCGCGCATCGCCGCCACGATGGGGCGGTTGTTCACCAGCTTGGTGGGGGTCGCCGCATCGGGGTTCCCGAGCAGCATGCGCTCGCGCACGCCCCGCGCCATGCGGCCCATGCCCACGCGGAGTTGGTCGGCGAGCAGTTCGCCCACCGTGCGCACGCGGCGGTTGCCGAGGTGGTCGATGTCGTCCTCGGTGACGGGCACCTCGTTCGCCACGCCGTCCTCATCCGCGCCGATGGTCACCGTTTCCAGCCCGTGCTGGAGGGCCATCAGGTAGCGGATGGTGTCCACCAGCCCGGCGTCGCTGAAGCGGCCGTCCTGGAAGGTGAGCAGGGTGCGCTCCTGGCGGGTGGTGCCCAGCTTGGTGTTCATCTTGAAGCGGCCGGGATCGCCCAGGTCGTAGCGCTTGGGGTCGGCCAGCAGGCCGTAGAGGTACTGGATCGCCTTGTCACGCTTGGGGGGATCGCCGGGGCGCAGCACGGTGAACAGGCGCAGCAGCGCCTCGTCCGCGCTCATGCCCGCGCTCTTGTCCTCGGGCAGTTCGAGGTCGGCGTCGAACTCGGTGAAGAGCGCCCGGAGCCCTGCGTCGTCGTAGCCCAGCACGCGCAGCAGCATCGCCACCGGGAACTTGCGCTTGTTGACCTTCATCTCCAGCACGCCGCCCGCGAACTCCAGCTCGATCCAGGGACCGCGCTTGGGCATGGGGATGATCGCCGCCGTGTACAGCTTCTTGATCCCCTTGTAGGAGGACGTGAAGTACACGCCGGGCGAGCGGTGAATCTGCGAGATCACCACGCGGTCGGCCCCGTTGATGACGAAGGAACCGTCGTCGGTCATCAGCGGCAGGTCGCCCAGGAACACCTGGTCTTCCTTGATCAGGCCGGAGTCCTTGTGGATCAGTTGCAGCTTGGCGTACATCGGGGCCTGATAGGTCAGGTCCTTCTCGCGGCACTCCTCCGGGGTATAGGGGGCCTCACCGAGGCGATACTCCAGGAAGTCCAGCACCAGCCCCGTCGAGCGGCCCTTCTCGGTCTCGTCGATAGGGAAGACCTCACGGAAGGCGCTTTGAAGCCCCGCGTTGTCGCGCTGGTCGGGGGCGCGGTCGTCTTGCAAGAAGGCCTTGAAGGAGTTGACCTGCACCTCGGTCAGTTCGGGAAGCGGGATCACTTCGGTGATCTCACCGAACCGCTCGATGCGCGGTTTCTGATTCGTCAGGGTCATTCACACCTCGCGCACCCTGGGCAGAACTGCGGCCTTCCGGGGCGGGAAAAAGGCGCAGCCGGGACCACAGCCTCTGTGTCGGCCGTGTCCCGCGTTGAAACTTCAGTTGTGGAGTCTGCTACGCGGCAAGTCGCTCCTGCCCGACCCATCGTGGTCGGCCACAGGCCAGTATAGAGGCCTGCGGCCGACCAGGTCAACAACCGTCTGGGCCGTTCCAGAGCGGCCGAAGCCCCTGCTCTAGGATGGAGGCGTGGACGCCCTGCAACCTTACCTCCCCCTGATCTTCAGCGTGATTCGTGGCCTGGCAGTGGTGGGCCTCGTCCACGCCATCATGACCCGGCAGCCGATTTTCTGGATGTTCCTGCTGGCATTCGGGGCGCTGTTTGGTCAAATCTATGGCCTGATTGGCGCCGTGCTGTACACCTTCCTGGTCTTCCTGCCGTGGCTGCGGGGTCGGGGCCGGGTGGCGGGGCAGGCGGTCGCCCGTGGGGTCGAGGCCATCAAGCCGCTGGACATCCGCATTCGTGAGGCGCGGGAACGGCTCTCGGAGAGTGACACGCTGGCCCACCGTACCGATCTCGCCGCGCTTCAGGCCCGCGCTGGGCGTCCCGACGAGGCCCAGGCGACGCTCGCACCTCTGCTGGGGGGGATCTATGCCGACGATCCGGTGGTGCTGCTGACGAGCGCTGAGCTGGAGCTGGCCCGCGAGAACCCCGGCGCCGCAGAGATCCTGCTGGAACGCGTCGACCTGCGGACCAGTGCGGCCACCCGCACCCGTACGCTCACCCTGCTCGCCCAGGCGCAGGCGGCCCAGGGGAAGAGGCCGGAGGCCGACACGACCTACCGCGAGGCTATGACCGCCGCGACCACCGAGGAACCCCGCGCCCGTTACGCCGCCTTTCTGCTGGGGCAGGGGAGACGTGACGAGGCGGCAGCTCTTCTGGAGGCGATGGAGAAGACCGAGCGCCGCGCCACTCCCCTCTACAAACGGCAGGAGCGCGAGTGGTTCCAGATGGCGGCAGGGTTGCGCCGGGAGTTGAGATAGCCCAATTTCGCAATGAAAACCCCCCGGCCCGGAGGCAGGGGGGTCAAGATTTGGGGAAAATTACCAGCGGTCGTCGCGGCGCTGGGGGCGGTCGCCGTAGGCGGGGGCCGGAGCGGCCTTCGTCACGACGATGTTCTTGGCCTGGGGACCCTTGCCGCGCTGGCCGGCTTCAATCTCGAACTCGACCTCATCGCCCTCGTTGAGCTTCTTGAAGCCCTGAGCCTGGATGGCGCTGAAGTGCGCGAACACGTCCTCGCTGCCTTCCGTCTCGATGAATCCGTAACCCTTTTCCGCGTTAAACCACTTCACTCTGCCTACTGCCATGGTGACTCCTGGCTGTTTTCTAACCGACAGAAACGGAAGCGCGCACTGTTTACCGCGCCCCGCTGAGGAATCTGCCTGGAAAACAACTCGGCTACTATGCCGCGGGACTTCGCCAGGAATCGTAATGCCCATCACGTAGAGACCAAAGGAAAACCCCCCGCTCTCGCAGGGGGCTGCACTCCCGGTGGGAAGGGGACTTACTTCAGTTCGACGCGGGCGCCAGCGGCCTCGAGCTGCGCCTTCATCTTCTCGGCGTCGTCCTTGCTAACGCCTTCCTTGAGGGCGCCGCCCTTCTCGCTGAGGTCCTTGGCTTCCTTCAGCCCCAGGCCGGTGATGGCGCGGATTTCCTTAATGACGTTGATCTTGCTCGAGCCGGCGTCGATCAGCACGACGTCGAACTCGGTCTTCTCCTCGACGGGCGCGGCGGCAGCGGCGCCGCCACCCGCGACGGCCACGGCGGCGGTCACGCCCCAGGTCTCCTTGAGACCGTCGATGAGGTCGGCGAGTTCCATGATGGTGAGGGTGCTGAGCTGGTCGATCAGAGCCTGCTTGTCGTAAGCCATGGTGATGTCCTCCGGTGGATGAATTGGTGAAAAGGGGTGGGAAAAGAAGGGGGTTTAGCCCTGGGCTTCGGCGTTGCCGCCGCCGCCCAGCTTCTCCTGGTAGGCTTCCAGGATGCCGACGAAGCTCGACAGGTGGCTGGAGAGCACACCCACGAACTCGCCCTGAAGGCTCTGCTTGCTGCCCAGGCTGGCCAGGCGCTCGATGACCGCCACGTCCACGCGGCGCCCCTCGACGAGGCCGCCCTTCATGGTCGGGATGCCGCGGTCATTGCTCTTGGCCGCGTCGCTCAGGGCCTTGGCAACCCCGGCGGGATCGTCCTGCGCGAGGACGAGGGCACTCGGCCCCCGCAGGGTCTCGCTGAAGTCCTGACCGCCGCCCTGCAGGGCGAGGTTGATCAGGGTGTTCTTGGCGACGATCAGTTGACCGCCGCGCTCGCGGATGTCCTTGCGC from the Deinococcus sp. NW-56 genome contains:
- a CDS encoding DNA-directed RNA polymerase subunit beta; the protein is MTLTNQKPRIERFGEITEVIPLPELTEVQVNSFKAFLQDDRAPDQRDNAGLQSAFREVFPIDETEKGRSTGLVLDFLEYRLGEAPYTPEECREKDLTYQAPMYAKLQLIHKDSGLIKEDQVFLGDLPLMTDDGSFVINGADRVVISQIHRSPGVYFTSSYKGIKKLYTAAIIPMPKRGPWIELEFAGGVLEMKVNKRKFPVAMLLRVLGYDDAGLRALFTEFDADLELPEDKSAGMSADEALLRLFTVLRPGDPPKRDKAIQYLYGLLADPKRYDLGDPGRFKMNTKLGTTRQERTLLTFQDGRFSDAGLVDTIRYLMALQHGLETVTIGADEDGVANEVPVTEDDIDHLGNRRVRTVGELLADQLRVGMGRMARGVRERMLLGNPDAATPTKLVNNRPIVAAMREFFGRSQLSQFKDQTNPLSDLRHKRRISALGPGGLTRERAGFDVRDVHRTHYGRICPIETPEGANIGLISSLSSYSKVNELGFIEAPYRRVENGRVTDDVVYMTADIEDRYTIAQANSPLNADGTFADERVLARRKGDPLLYTPDEVDFMDVSPKQIVSINTSLIPFLEHDDANRALMGSNMQSQAVPLVRADSPAVGTGVEERVVTDSGTSVISDVTGRVSYVDSRVIQVTLTEDAPQAGMVTGNVRTFELVRFTRSNQGTNLDQHPIVNVGDEIVRGQVIADGPASDLGRLALGQNITIAIMPFDGFNFEDAICISEGLVRKDFYTSVHIEKDEIEARDTKLGPEKITRDIPGLSEAALRDLDEDGIVRVGAEVKPGDILVGKTSFKGESEPTPEERLLRSIFGEKAREVKDTSLRVQSGQGGIVVKTVRFRRGDEGVDLKPGVREMVRVYVAQKRQLQVGDKVANRHGNKGVVSKILPPEDMPYLEDGTPVDLVFNPLGVPSRMNLGQILETHLGEVARLTGQKFVTPVFDSATEVAIKEMLEVAAAERLQRRKDEGFELDKREQEVLDRAGKLGVIGQPGEDYEAAQMQLARTGKSILFDGRTGEPISGPVVVGTMYVMKLYHMVEDKLHARSTGPYSLITQQPLGGKAQFGGQRFGEMEVWALEAYGAAHTLQEMLTIKSDDIDGRDAAYQSIVKGEEVSGSTIPESFKVLVKELHSLGLDVEVLDNGDRPVDIFEGMMPKR
- a CDS encoding cold-shock protein, which produces MAVGRVKWFNAEKGYGFIETEGSEDVFAHFSAIQAQGFKKLNEGDEVEFEIEAGQRGKGPQAKNIVVTKAAPAPAYGDRPQRRDDRW
- the rplL gene encoding 50S ribosomal protein L7/L12, with the translated sequence MAYDKQALIDQLSTLTIMELADLIDGLKETWGVTAAVAVAGGGAAAAAPVEEKTEFDVVLIDAGSSKINVIKEIRAITGLGLKEAKDLSEKGGALKEGVSKDDAEKMKAQLEAAGARVELK
- the rplJ gene encoding 50S ribosomal protein L10; translated protein: MANARNQQNLSSLQESLSGIETFYVVDYQGLTAGQLSRLRKDIRERGGQLIVAKNTLINLALQGGGQDFSETLRGPSALVLAQDDPAGVAKALSDAAKSNDRGIPTMKGGLVEGRRVDVAVIERLASLGSKQSLQGEFVGVLSSHLSSFVGILEAYQEKLGGGGNAEAQG